The following are encoded together in the Ictidomys tridecemlineatus isolate mIctTri1 chromosome X, mIctTri1.hap1, whole genome shotgun sequence genome:
- the Trex2 gene encoding three prime repair exonuclease 2, with the protein MSEPTRAETFVFLDLEATGLPNVDPEIAEISLFAVHRSSLENPERDESGTPMLPRILDKLTLCMCPERPFTAKASEITGLSSEGLAQCRKAGFDGAVVRTLQAFLSRQEGPICLVAHNGFDYDFPLLCTELQRLGAHLPRDTVCLDTLPALRGLDRAHSHSTRAQGRKGYSLGSLFHRYFNAEPNAAHSAEGDVHTLLLIFLHRAAELLAWADEQARSWAHIEPMYTPPDGPSIEA; encoded by the coding sequence ATGTCTGAGCCAACCCGGGCTGAGACCTTTGTCTTCTTGGACCTGGAAGCCACTGGGCTCCCCAATGTGGATCCAGAGATCGCCGAGATATCCCTCTTCGCTGTTCACCGTTCCTCCCTGGAGAACCCTGAGCGTGATGAGTCTGGCACCCCCATGCTGCCCCGTATCCTGGACAAGCTCACATTGTGCATGTGTCCAGAGCGCCCCTTCACTGCCAAGGCCAGCGAGATTACGGGCCTGAGCAGCGAGGGCCTGGCGCAGTGCCGGAAGGCTGGCTTTGATGGTGCTGTGGTGCGGACACTGCAGGCCTTCCTGAGCCGCCAGGAGGGCCCTATTTGCCTTGTGGCCCACAATGGGTTTGACTACGACTTCCCTCTGCTCTGTACAGAGCTTCAACGCCTGGGTGCTCACCTGCCCCGGGACACTGTCTGCCTGGATACGCTGCCAGCATTGCGGGGCTTGGACCGTGCCCACAGCCACAGCACCCGGGCTCAAGGCCGCAAGGGGTACAGCTTGGGCAGCCTCTTCCACCGCTATTTCAATGCTGAGCCAAATGCAGCCCACTCAGCTGAGGGCGATGTACACACCCTGCTCCTCATCTTCCTGCATCGCGCTGCTGAGCTACTCGCCTGGGCAGATGAGCAGGCCCGCAGTTGGGCCCACATTGAGCCCATGTACACACCCCCTGATGGCCCAAGCATTGAGGCCTGA